A window of Brevibacterium ihuae contains these coding sequences:
- a CDS encoding SPFH domain-containing protein, which translates to MDAFIGLGIAAVVIIVILIVLAALLFGGLRSSIFFTVRTQENVIVERFGKFKKVARPGLNTKVPFIETTTRPISLRVQQLEVNIETKTKDNVFVTIPVAVQYVVSEQSVVDAYYRLANPEEQIRSYVFDTVRSSLSTLTLDSAFESKDDIASSVEQRLSESMARYGFRIINTLVTDISPDQRVRDSMNSINAAQRDRVAAQALAEADKIKRVTQAEAEAESKRLQGEGVAAQRKAIAIGIAEQYEMLKRAGIEHTAEQLLLMTQYFDTMQDVARNGRSNVLFLPSNPGTIGDMTTEIRNSLLAAQEVEHAREGAEEWEQDQERQEAAKERMRQEQARRQRELQQAREAQRLQGQQGMGQGMHGGPGSGPAIPPRPPWQQPNQ; encoded by the coding sequence ATGGACGCGTTCATCGGCCTCGGCATCGCCGCCGTCGTCATCATCGTCATCCTCATCGTGCTCGCCGCGCTGCTGTTCGGCGGCCTGCGCTCGAGCATCTTCTTCACCGTGCGCACGCAGGAGAACGTCATCGTCGAGCGCTTCGGCAAGTTCAAGAAGGTCGCTCGGCCGGGCCTCAACACCAAGGTCCCGTTCATCGAGACCACCACGCGGCCGATCTCGCTGCGCGTCCAGCAGCTCGAGGTCAACATCGAGACGAAGACCAAGGACAACGTCTTCGTCACCATCCCAGTCGCCGTGCAGTACGTGGTGAGCGAGCAGAGCGTCGTCGACGCCTATTACCGGCTGGCCAACCCGGAGGAGCAGATCCGCTCCTACGTGTTCGACACCGTGCGCTCCTCGCTGTCGACGCTCACCCTTGACTCGGCGTTCGAGTCGAAGGACGACATCGCCTCGAGCGTCGAGCAACGGCTGTCGGAGTCGATGGCCCGCTACGGCTTCCGCATCATCAACACCCTCGTCACCGACATCTCGCCCGACCAGCGGGTGCGCGATTCGATGAACTCGATCAACGCCGCCCAGCGCGACCGGGTCGCCGCCCAGGCGCTCGCCGAGGCCGACAAGATCAAGCGCGTCACCCAGGCCGAGGCCGAGGCCGAGTCCAAGCGCCTCCAGGGTGAGGGTGTCGCCGCGCAGCGGAAGGCGATCGCGATCGGCATCGCCGAGCAGTACGAGATGCTCAAGCGGGCCGGGATCGAGCACACCGCCGAGCAGCTGCTCCTCATGACGCAGTACTTCGACACCATGCAGGACGTGGCCCGCAACGGCCGCTCGAACGTCCTGTTCCTCCCGTCGAACCCCGGCACGATCGGGGACATGACGACGGAGATCCGCAACTCGCTGCTCGCTGCGCAGGAGGTCGAGCACGCGCGCGAGGGCGCCGAGGAGTGGGAGCAGGACCAGGAGCGCCAGGAGGCGGCGAAGGAGCGGATGCGCCAAGAGCAGGCGCGGCGCCAGCGCGAGCTCCAGCAGGCGCGCGAGGCTCAGCGGTTGCAGGGGCAGCAGGGCATGGGGCAGGGAATGCATGGTGGGCCGGGCAGCGGTCCCGCGATTCCACCCCGCCCGCCGTGGCAGCAGCCGAACCAGTGA
- a CDS encoding HNH endonuclease, whose product MRTTQGITTVDEVDRIRDALVHFEARSETEAVAALRALEELKAACTAAQARAASVLERERLESEFRRGVPASSRGKGLGAEIGLARRESPARGARFLGLARALIRDLPHAMAAVASGVLSEEKAQVLHRETSWLPPEKQNEVDERLSERFDRIGVRRLASEARAHAQRLDQQAAVEHLDRFEKERRVSVRPAPGGMAHLTALLPLRQAVAAYANLQQAAAGLVGSGESGGRSVGQVAADLLVERVTGQQTADAVPVEVHLVMSADTLLTDGEAPAWIRGHGPVPAGAARRMLADPAGAAFLRRLYTAPGTGGLVAMDTRRREFTGLLRRMIELRDDTCRTPWCDAPIRHIDHAIPHRSGGATDWTNASGLCAACNYAKENPGWAHRADPERLVVTTPTGGSYTAETASLCGGTLATGPPDSAAGTRDPAPIRSDTVDEVDGASPDELDSTPWTGDGSGDTAAEAAEGILHPVPDERCRAPEQRCPAPEWKRHASEPGRAVPGHSSDQQGGPAPMQVDSGRAVRLIQPRSQPSPTARPCWGSGQEKVLRAHINADRVDRRQHRPVGVFDLAI is encoded by the coding sequence ATGAGAACGACGCAGGGCATCACAACGGTCGACGAGGTCGACCGGATCCGTGATGCGCTGGTCCACTTCGAAGCGCGGTCGGAGACCGAAGCCGTCGCCGCACTCCGGGCGCTCGAAGAGCTCAAGGCCGCCTGCACCGCGGCCCAGGCGCGGGCCGCTTCCGTGCTCGAACGGGAACGGCTCGAATCGGAGTTCCGCCGCGGGGTTCCCGCTTCCTCGCGCGGGAAGGGGCTCGGCGCAGAGATCGGCCTGGCCCGGCGGGAGTCGCCGGCTCGAGGTGCGCGCTTCCTCGGGCTCGCCCGTGCACTCATCCGGGACCTCCCGCACGCCATGGCGGCGGTGGCGTCCGGGGTGCTCTCGGAGGAGAAGGCGCAGGTCCTGCACCGCGAGACGTCCTGGCTTCCCCCGGAGAAGCAGAACGAGGTGGATGAGCGACTGTCCGAGAGGTTCGACCGGATCGGAGTGCGCAGGCTCGCCTCGGAAGCACGCGCCCATGCTCAGCGCCTCGACCAGCAGGCCGCTGTGGAGCATCTGGACCGGTTCGAGAAGGAGCGGCGCGTGAGCGTGCGCCCGGCACCCGGCGGGATGGCTCATCTCACCGCTCTGCTGCCGCTGCGCCAGGCGGTCGCCGCGTATGCGAATCTTCAGCAGGCCGCCGCCGGACTCGTGGGGTCTGGTGAATCCGGCGGGCGTTCGGTCGGTCAGGTCGCGGCCGACCTGCTCGTCGAGCGGGTGACCGGCCAGCAGACCGCAGACGCAGTGCCGGTCGAGGTGCACCTCGTGATGAGCGCGGACACCCTGCTCACCGACGGCGAGGCGCCGGCGTGGATCCGCGGACACGGCCCCGTGCCGGCCGGGGCCGCGCGCCGGATGCTCGCCGATCCCGCAGGGGCGGCATTCCTCCGTCGTCTCTACACCGCCCCCGGAACCGGTGGTCTGGTCGCCATGGATACGCGTCGGCGGGAGTTCACCGGACTTCTGCGTCGCATGATCGAGCTGCGAGACGACACCTGCCGCACCCCCTGGTGCGATGCGCCGATCCGCCACATCGATCATGCGATTCCGCACCGTTCCGGTGGAGCGACGGACTGGACGAACGCCTCGGGTCTGTGCGCGGCGTGCAACTACGCCAAGGAGAACCCGGGGTGGGCGCACCGCGCAGATCCGGAGCGTCTCGTCGTCACCACTCCGACCGGCGGTTCCTACACCGCGGAAACGGCCTCCCTGTGCGGTGGGACGCTCGCCACCGGCCCACCGGACAGCGCGGCTGGCACCCGTGATCCCGCACCTATTCGCAGTGACACTGTCGACGAAGTCGACGGTGCCAGCCCCGATGAGCTCGATTCCACCCCTTGGACCGGCGACGGCTCCGGAGACACCGCTGCCGAGGCCGCGGAGGGCATTCTGCATCCGGTACCCGACGAGCGATGTCGGGCACCCGAGCAACGATGTCCGGCACCCGAATGGAAGCGCCATGCATCCGAACCGGGTCGGGCGGTACCGGGACACAGTTCCGACCAACAGGGAGGTCCTGCGCCGATGCAGGTGGATTCGGGTCGAGCGGTCCGGCTGATCCAGCCGCGCTCGCAGCCGTCGCCGACCGCGCGTCCGTGCTGGGGGAGCGGCCAGGAGAAGGTCCTGCGTGCTCACATCAATGCGGATCGTGTCGATCGGCGACAGCACAGACCGGTAGGGGTGTTCGACCTCGCGATCTGA
- a CDS encoding S1 family peptidase, with translation MRKRLLSRPAALAAAASLGMTGVLVTVPASATETAEEAPTSVKAMSKQVQEFDDVDGIQAYGTDGDGNVVVVTLPEEDLDADSTEALEAFEGDHSNVEVIEIGAPVQAYAQNELVGGAGYITSEGGLCSVGFTAVSPDGNPAIITAGHCGAEGTQTGRSTPSLDTAHAGETSQPPPLDDAAMGTFGFSQFGGPGSTPQDEPTTESTDIAVIDVSNADLDLLPAVTDWSTAGDDDLAAGIETEITGVAAPAEGAPVSKSGRTTGLTDDDDLDIVDGYSRIGLPDGSLRWVRGFGANGLEAAPGDSGGAVFQGDKAIGVVSGGAPAEETGETEDFFWGTSLVHALEFTDGYEVMVAEDDSEPTPDPTPSETPDPTPSDDPSDDPSQTPDPTPTDDPSDEPTEDPTSPAPTEDPTSPAPTDDPTDEAPVERELTIDPRRVSVSDFVNEDAGVNITATGYASGESVTLEVFPQNDSVNDFTLEGTADENGVVTFGVYGTNAGNADVYLGTYDVSVAATAGDDDAANAGSEAAGAAYAAGDADEPLTGSFEVVSDEGAAPGEDEDSDDNGSDLPRTGSELTGLGVGAGLLVVGAAAVYVTTRRAKKGQA, from the coding sequence ATGAGGAAGAGACTCCTTTCGCGCCCGGCAGCTCTTGCCGCGGCCGCGTCGCTGGGGATGACGGGCGTGCTCGTCACCGTTCCGGCATCGGCCACCGAGACCGCCGAAGAGGCCCCGACCTCGGTCAAGGCGATGAGCAAGCAGGTGCAGGAGTTCGACGACGTCGACGGCATCCAGGCCTACGGCACCGACGGTGACGGCAACGTCGTCGTCGTCACCCTGCCGGAAGAGGACCTCGACGCTGACAGCACCGAAGCGCTCGAGGCATTCGAGGGCGATCACAGCAACGTTGAGGTCATCGAGATCGGCGCGCCGGTCCAGGCCTACGCGCAGAATGAGCTCGTCGGCGGCGCCGGTTACATCACGAGCGAAGGCGGTCTGTGCTCGGTCGGCTTCACCGCCGTGAGCCCCGATGGCAATCCGGCCATCATCACCGCCGGTCACTGTGGTGCCGAAGGTACCCAAACCGGTCGGTCGACGCCGTCCCTGGACACCGCGCACGCCGGCGAGACCAGCCAGCCGCCGCCCCTGGATGACGCGGCGATGGGCACGTTCGGGTTCTCGCAGTTCGGCGGCCCCGGCAGCACCCCCCAGGATGAGCCCACCACCGAGTCGACTGACATCGCTGTCATCGACGTCAGCAATGCGGACCTTGATCTGCTTCCCGCTGTCACCGATTGGTCGACCGCCGGAGACGATGATCTCGCAGCCGGGATCGAGACCGAGATCACCGGCGTCGCCGCCCCGGCCGAAGGTGCCCCGGTCTCGAAGAGCGGTCGCACGACCGGCCTCACCGACGACGACGACCTTGACATCGTCGACGGCTACAGCCGGATCGGACTGCCCGACGGTTCGCTCCGCTGGGTCCGCGGATTCGGCGCCAACGGCCTCGAGGCCGCACCGGGCGACTCCGGTGGCGCCGTCTTCCAAGGCGACAAGGCGATCGGCGTCGTGAGCGGCGGCGCTCCTGCCGAGGAAACCGGCGAGACGGAAGACTTCTTCTGGGGCACCTCGCTCGTCCACGCCCTCGAGTTCACCGACGGCTACGAGGTCATGGTGGCCGAGGACGATTCGGAGCCGACCCCGGATCCCACCCCGTCGGAGACCCCGGATCCCACGCCGTCGGATGATCCCTCCGACGATCCGTCGCAGACCCCGGATCCCACCCCGACGGATGATCCCTCGGACGAGCCGACCGAGGATCCCACCTCGCCGGCTCCGACTGAGGATCCCACCTCGCCGGCACCGACGGACGATCCCACCGACGAGGCCCCGGTCGAGCGTGAGCTCACCATCGATCCGCGTCGCGTGTCCGTCTCGGACTTCGTCAACGAGGATGCCGGCGTGAACATCACGGCCACCGGCTACGCCTCCGGCGAGTCGGTCACCCTCGAGGTGTTCCCGCAGAACGACTCGGTGAATGACTTCACTCTCGAGGGCACCGCTGACGAGAACGGCGTCGTGACCTTCGGTGTCTACGGCACCAACGCCGGCAACGCCGACGTGTACCTCGGCACCTACGACGTGAGCGTCGCCGCCACCGCCGGTGACGACGATGCCGCGAACGCCGGTTCTGAGGCCGCTGGTGCTGCCTACGCCGCCGGCGACGCCGACGAGCCGCTCACCGGTTCGTTCGAGGTCGTCTCCGACGAGGGCGCCGCCCCCGGCGAGGACGAGGACTCCGATGACAACGGCAGCGACCTGCCGCGCACCGGTTCCGAGCTCACCGGACTGGGAGTCGGCGCAGGCCTGCTCGTCGTCGGTGCAGCCGCGGTCTACGTGACCACCCGTCGCGCCAAGAAGGGCCAGGCCTGA
- a CDS encoding NCS2 family permease, whose amino-acid sequence MSQTPARTSEPSGALDRFFHISARGSTVGREIRGGLATFFAMSYIVVLNPLIIGAAADSTGLFLGGGTEPNLPAVAAATSLVSGILTILMGVIGNFPMAVSSSLGLSAFITYGIVVLPGMTWADAMGLVVIEGIILLILVLTGFRTAIFNAVPGQLKTAISVGIGLFIALIGMINAGFISRGSGAGLELGTGGFLTGWPMLVFLVSLLALFVMWAARVRGAILYSIVGATVLALILEAVFRIGPKTGADGEVANPQGWGLTVPTLDQQWFSMPDLSLIGSFNLLGSWQNVGVIAASLAIFTLLLANFFDLLGTMVGIANEGGIKDEKGEIPQSRRIMVADAFGAIGGGLGSTSVNSGFVESTVGVGDGARTGLANVVTGVMFLATIVLAPLAAVIPTEAAAATLVLVGFLMMQQIVRVDWSDVEIAIPAFMTVVLMPFSYSITNGIGAGFITYVVIKLFRGKGAEVHALMYVTAALFVLYFVSGPLQAALSG is encoded by the coding sequence GTGAGCCAGACCCCCGCACGCACCTCCGAGCCCTCCGGAGCGCTCGACCGCTTCTTCCACATCAGTGCGCGCGGCTCCACCGTGGGTCGCGAGATCCGCGGCGGGCTGGCCACCTTCTTCGCGATGTCCTACATCGTCGTGCTCAACCCGCTCATCATCGGTGCCGCCGCGGACAGCACCGGCCTGTTCCTCGGCGGCGGCACCGAGCCCAACCTGCCCGCGGTCGCCGCAGCGACCTCGCTCGTCTCCGGGATCCTCACCATCCTCATGGGCGTTATCGGCAACTTCCCCATGGCGGTGTCCTCGTCGCTCGGCCTGTCGGCCTTCATTACCTACGGCATCGTCGTGCTGCCGGGCATGACCTGGGCCGACGCCATGGGTCTCGTCGTCATCGAGGGGATCATCCTCCTCATCCTCGTCCTCACCGGGTTCCGCACCGCGATCTTCAACGCCGTCCCCGGCCAGCTCAAGACTGCGATCAGCGTGGGCATCGGCCTGTTCATCGCCCTCATCGGGATGATCAACGCCGGCTTCATCTCCCGGGGCTCCGGCGCCGGCCTCGAGCTCGGCACCGGCGGGTTCCTCACCGGGTGGCCGATGCTCGTCTTCCTCGTCTCCCTCCTCGCGCTCTTCGTCATGTGGGCGGCCCGGGTGCGCGGCGCCATCCTCTACTCGATCGTCGGTGCCACCGTCCTCGCCCTCATCCTCGAGGCGGTGTTCCGGATCGGTCCCAAGACCGGCGCCGACGGCGAGGTCGCCAACCCGCAGGGCTGGGGCCTCACCGTCCCCACCCTCGACCAGCAGTGGTTCTCGATGCCCGACCTGTCGCTCATCGGCAGTTTCAACCTCCTGGGCTCGTGGCAGAACGTCGGCGTCATCGCCGCCTCGCTCGCGATCTTCACCCTCCTGCTCGCAAACTTCTTCGACCTGCTCGGCACCATGGTCGGCATCGCGAACGAGGGCGGCATCAAGGATGAGAAGGGCGAGATCCCGCAGTCGCGCCGCATCATGGTCGCCGATGCCTTCGGCGCCATCGGCGGCGGCCTGGGGTCCACCTCGGTGAACTCCGGCTTCGTCGAGTCGACCGTCGGCGTGGGCGACGGCGCGCGCACCGGCCTGGCGAACGTCGTCACCGGCGTGATGTTCCTCGCTACGATCGTCCTCGCCCCGCTCGCCGCGGTGATCCCCACCGAGGCCGCCGCCGCGACCCTCGTGCTCGTCGGCTTCCTCATGATGCAGCAGATCGTGCGCGTCGACTGGTCCGACGTCGAGATCGCGATCCCCGCGTTCATGACCGTCGTCCTCATGCCCTTCTCCTACTCGATCACCAACGGGATCGGCGCGGGCTTCATCACCTACGTCGTCATCAAGCTGTTCCGCGGCAAGGGCGCCGAGGTCCACGCGCTCATGTACGTCACCGCCGCGCTGTTCGTCCTCTACTTCGTGTCCGGCCCCCTCCAGGCGGCGCTGAGCGGCTGA